From the genome of Malus sylvestris chromosome 6, drMalSylv7.2, whole genome shotgun sequence, one region includes:
- the LOC126626263 gene encoding uncharacterized protein LOC126626263: protein MNGDKANYETSWADQWDYNNNSTYPVEVKGDGGVAAKCKQKVGEGLVKTKAVASTGAKKVKVGASAGFHWIKEKCQKTTSKR from the coding sequence ATGAACGGAGACAAAGCGAATTACGAGACCTCGTGGGCCGATCAGTGGGATTACAACAACAACTCCACCTACCCCGTCGAAGTCAAGGGCGACGGCGGAGTCGCCGCAAAATGCAAGCAGAAGGTCGGGGAAGGCCTGGTGAAGACCAAGGCGGTGGCTTCGACCGGCGCTAAGAAGGTCAAGGTAGGCGCCTCCGCTGGATTTCATTGGATCAAAGAGAAGTGCCAGAAGACTACCTCCAAGCGTTGA
- the LOC126626257 gene encoding aminoaldehyde dehydrogenase 2, peroxisomal-like: protein MAVRVPRRQLFIDGEWREPSLKKRIPVINPATEETIGDIPAATAQDVEIAVEAARKALARDKAKDWSSAPGAVRAKYLRAIASKIKERKSELAKLEAMDSGKPLDETTSDIGEVASCFEYYAGLAEGLDAKQKTPVSISTEKFKTHVLKEPVGVVGLITAWNYPLLMAAWKVAPALAAGCAAVLKPSELASITCLELAEVCINVGLPPGVLNIVTGLGNEAGAILTSHPNVDKIAFTGSTITGSKIMAAGAPMIKPVALELGGKSPIVVFEDVDIDKAVEWTCFGIFLTNGQICSATSRLIVHESIAAEFMDRLVKWSKNIKISDPMEQGCRLGPVVSKGQYEKILKFISTAKSEGAKVVYGGDRPEHLKKGFFIEPTIITDVTPSMQIWREEVFGPVLCVKTFSSEEEALELANDTHYGLGAAVMSKDLERCERFSKGLQAGIVWINSSQPSFIQAPWGGNKRSGFGRELGEWGLELYLSVKQVTEYVSDQPWGWFEAPPLEDDSEMSYY, encoded by the exons ATGGCGGTCCGCGTTCCGAGACGGCAGTTATTCATCGACGGGGAGTGGAGAGAACCGTCCCTCAAGAAACGCATTCCGGTCATCAACCCTGCCACTGAAGAAACCATCG GGGATATTCCTGCAGCTACCGCTCAAGATGTGGAGATCGCCGTGGAGGCTGCTCGAAAAGCCCTTGCCAGGGacaaggcgaaagattggtccTCTGCGCCAGGGGCTGTTCGGGCCAAGTATTTGCGCGCTATTGCTTCTAAG ATAAAAGAGAGAAAATCCGAGCTAGCCAAACTCGAAGCAATGGATAGCGGAAAACCACTGGATGAAACTACATCTGACATA GGGGAAGTCGCCAGCTGTTTTGAGTACTACGCAGGCCTTGCCGAAGGATTGGATGCAAAGCAAAAGACTCCGGTTTCTATTTCCACAGAGAAATTCAAAACTCACGTTCTTAAGGAACCGGTTGGGGTTGTTGGGTTGATAACAGCATG GAACTACCCTTTATTAATGGCTGCGTGGAAAGTAGCTCCTGCCTTGGCTGCTGGCTGCGCTGCTGTTCTGAAACCGTCTGAGTTGGCATCTAT AACTTGTTTGGAGCTAGCTGAGGTGTGTATAAATGTCGGTCTTCCTCCCGGTGTCCTCAACATTGTGACTGGACTAGGCAATGAAGCCGGAGCTATTTTAACATCTCATCCAAATGTTGATAAG ATCGCGTTTACTGGAAGTACTATCACCGGGAGCAAGATTATGGCAGCTGGAGCTCCAATGATCAAG CCTGTTGCACTGGAGCTCGGGGGGAAAAGCCCCATTGTTGTTTTTGAGGATGTTGATATCGACAAAG CTGTGGAATGGACCTGCTTTGGTATCTTTTTGACAAATGGTCAGATTTGCAGCGCAACCTCCCGTCTCATAGTGCAC GAAAGCATTGCTGCAGAGTTTATGGACAGGCTTGTGAAATGGAGCAAAAACATCAAGATTTCAGATCCTATGGAACAAGGTTGCAGGCTTGGCCCTGTTGTTAGCAAAGGCCAG TATGAGAAAATATTGAAGTTCATCTCAACGGCTAAAAGTGAAGGAGCAAAAGTTGTGTATGGTGGGGATCGTCCTGAG CATCTGAAGAAAGGGTTCTTCATCGAACCGACCATCATAACTGATGTAACACCCTCAATGCAAATATGGAGAGAAGAAGTTTTTGGGCCTGTCCTCTGTGTCAAAACATTCAGTTCAGAAGAGGAAGCTCTTGAACTGGCAAATGACACCCA TTATGGCTTAGGCGCCGCAGTCATGTCAAAGGATCTAGAACGCTGCGAACGCTTTTCTAAG GGCCTTCAAGCAGGAATTGTATGGATCAATTCCTCACAGCCATCCTTCATTCAGGCTCCATGGGGAGGCAACAAACGGAGTGGTTTCGGGCGTGAATTAGGGGAATG GGGACTGGAGCTTTACTTGAGCGTCAAGCAGGTTACTGAATATGTATCAGATCAACCCTGGGGTTGGTTCGAGGCACCTCCACTGGAGGACGATTCGGAAATGAGTTATtattag